One segment of Hippopotamus amphibius kiboko isolate mHipAmp2 chromosome 4, mHipAmp2.hap2, whole genome shotgun sequence DNA contains the following:
- the ZNF438 gene encoding zinc finger protein 438 isoform X4 — protein sequence MIDIKLMQVVIQVKDIIMQSSLSVPPKDQGDVALLTSRVEKQLTQKTAESPGKTTCTGESNIPPGTIQSGKALQVKSQFRTIVPKLAPQVLTPRVLPGLAPSLSDQASPGPSLSAKALGIPPQNYALMQVAGQEGTFSLVALPHVASSQPLQKPRLSLPENLKLPIPRYQPPRHSKGTRKKPGLSSSDRDCDKPPTQTQVAPSAPEHPEPPHRPSPPEAPLAPDQAPVTLTNGGGHRDPGPPGISDHGGRDPPTTPAPSTPEEPSAERGLPKSSGKADIAGKKTSRKPAAASEKLKEQLDLAKAVTHLSPGVIGNAVHVISSVPRGKLPILPYSRMRASQVYKNGAAVNIADVSFPGLRAAGDETPSIPEGFCAAPQVADRGPAPLGSKQSPCDSALRQATKPDLSHKTKLSGGAAKRRGRKRKVADELLTFQGKRRRCVINKCKDGKERVKTDPQKSRDQKPGAVKKYRHIMPKPAPVLPALAPLASPAAAIQAPAPRSLGPASLNHALAPKHPGCRQDDGLSPKPGSALRNGFSGLRRPWHRCHVCDHPFQSKQHLREHADTHTDSRPYSCRLCHKAYVRPGSLSTHVRLHHGDSRPRKLVCCDFCAKVFGHVRVYLGHLKEVHGVSISTEPSPCEPQPGDRPRTREQTAGGMEGPVDRETKPSLEEELLLNQPDEVKLQIKCGRCQITAQSFAEIKFHLLYVHGEEIQGRLREEISPSLGSRGAQGELAQQAAPFWKHPERRKQLKHGPSDGELRAAPRLKKQLYLHHQNAIEIPVKHEGTQPGPNAGKEGRAAPALGRAAQM from the exons GTGAATCAAACATCCCTCCCGGCACAATTCAGAGTGGGAAGGCTCTGCAGGTTAAGAGTCAGTTTAGAACCATCGTGCCAAAACTTGCGCCCCAAGTCCTGACGCCCAGAGTGCTCCCAGGCCTGGCGCCCTCCCTCTCTGATCAGGCGAGTCCAGGCCCCTCCCTCAGCGCGAAGGCTCTGGGGATACCCCCCCAGAATTATGCGCTGATGCAGGTGGCCGGCCAGGAAGGGACCTTCTCTCTGGTCGCTCTGCCACACGTCGCCTCGTCTCAGCCACTCCAGAAACCCAGACTGTCTCTGCCCGAGAACCTGAAGCTGCCCATCCCCAGATACCAACCCCCTCGACATAGCAAAGGAACCAGAAAGAAACCCGGGCTCAGCTCCTCTGACAGGGACTGTGACAAACCTCCCACCCAAACCCAGGTGGCCCCTTCTGCACCCGAGCATCCCGAGCCCCCGCACAGGCCCAGCCCACCCGAGGCGCCGCTGGCACCTGACCAAGCCCCAGTCACGCTGACCAATGGAGGTGGCCACAGAGACCCTGGGCCCCCAGGGATCAGTGACCATGGAGGTCGGgaccctcccaccaccccagcaCCATCCACACCGGAGGAGCCCTCAGCCGAGCGGGGCCTCCCAAAGAGTTCAGGGAAAGCAGACATTGCAGGCAAGAAAACTTCCAGGAAACCTGCTGCTGCCAGTGAAAAACTTAAAGAACAGCTTGACCTTGCCAAAGCCGTGACCCATTTGTCACCTGGCGTTATTGGAAACGCGGTTCATGTGATCTCTTCTGTCCCCAGAGGTAAACTGCCCATCCTGCCCTACTCAAGAATGAGGGCATCGCAGGTTTACAAAAATGGGGCAGCTGTGAACATCGCCGATGTTTCTTTCCCCGGGCTCCGGGCAGCCGGTGACGAGACCCCCTCCATCCCAGAAGGCTTCTGTGCAGCCCCCCAGGTCGCCGACAGGGGGCCTGCCCCACTGGGGTCGAAGCAGAGCCCCTGCGACAGTGCTCTCCGTCAGGCCACCAAACCCGACCTCAgccacaaaacaaaactcagcGGAGGGGCagcaaagagaagaggaagaaaacggAAGGTCGCAGACGAACTTTTGACATTTCagggaaaaaggagaagatgTGTCATTAATAAGTGTAAAGATGGCAAAGAAAGAGTCAAAACTGATCCCCAAAAATCCAGGGACCAAAAACCTGGGGCTGTGAAAAAATACCGGCACATCATGCCCAAACCTGCCCCGGTCCTGCCAGCCCTGGCTCCCCTGGCCTCGCCCGCGGCTGCGATACAGGCCCCCGCGCCTCGCAGCCTGGGACCCGCGTCCTTAAATCACGCCCTCGCCCCTAAGCATCCGGGCTGCCGGCAGGACGACGGCCTCTCCCCGAAGCCCGGCTCTGCCTTGAGAAACGGGTTCTCCGGCCTCAGGAGGCCTTGGCACCGATGCCACGTGTGTGACCACCCCTTCCAGTCCAAGCAGCACCTCCGCGAGCACGCGGACACGCACACCGACAGCCGGCCCTACAGCTGCAGGCTCTGCCACAAGGCCTATGTGCGGCCGGGCAGCCTGAGTACACACGTGCGACTACATCACGGCGACTCCCGGCCCAGGAAGCTCGTGTGCTGCGACTTCTGCGCGAAGGTGTTCGGCCACGTCAGAGTCTACCTCGGCCACCTGAAAGAGGTGCATGGGGTCTCCATCAGCACCGAGCCCTCCCCCTGCGAGCCGCAGCCAGGGGACCGGCCGAGGACCAGGGAGCAGACcgctggagggatggagggaccAGTGGACCG GGAGACCAAGCCCAGCCTGGAAGAAGAGCTCCTTCTGAACCAGCCCGACGAGGTCAAGTTGCAGATTAAGTGTGGCCGCTGTCAGATCACTGCCCAGTCTTTTGCTGAAATCAAATTCCACCTGCTTTACGTTCATGGAGAGGAAATCCAGGGCCGGTTGCGGGAGGAGATCTCACCTTCCCTGGGAAGCAGAGGCGCTCAGGGAGAACTGGCTCAACAGGCTGCTCCCTTCTGGAAACATCCTGAGAGAAGAAAGCAGCTTAAGCACGGTCCCTCTGATGGGGAACTTCGTGCAGCCCCCAGATTGAAAAAGCAACTCTACCTCCATCATCAGAACGCCATAGAAATACCTGTGAAACATGAAGGCACCCAGCCAGGACCCA atgctgggaaggaaggaagagctgCTCCTGCACTGGGAAGAGCAGCACAAATGTGA
- the ZNF438 gene encoding zinc finger protein 438 isoform X3, whose translation MQSSLSVPPKDQGDVALLTSRVEKQLTQKTAESPGKTTCTGESNIPPGTIQSGKALQVKSQFRTIVPKLAPQVLTPRVLPGLAPSLSDQASPGPSLSAKALGIPPQNYALMQVAGQEGTFSLVALPHVASSQPLQKPRLSLPENLKLPIPRYQPPRHSKGTRKKPGLSSSDRDCDKPPTQTQVAPSAPEHPEPPHRPSPPEAPLAPDQAPVTLTNGGGHRDPGPPGISDHGGRDPPTTPAPSTPEEPSAERGLPKSSGKADIAGKKTSRKPAAASEKLKEQLDLAKAVTHLSPGVIGNAVHVISSVPRGKLPILPYSRMRASQVYKNGAAVNIADVSFPGLRAAGDETPSIPEGFCAAPQVADRGPAPLGSKQSPCDSALRQATKPDLSHKTKLSGGAAKRRGRKRKVADELLTFQGKRRRCVINKCKDGKERVKTDPQKSRDQKPGAVKKYRHIMPKPAPVLPALAPLASPAAAIQAPAPRSLGPASLNHALAPKHPGCRQDDGLSPKPGSALRNGFSGLRRPWHRCHVCDHPFQSKQHLREHADTHTDSRPYSCRLCHKAYVRPGSLSTHVRLHHGDSRPRKLVCCDFCAKVFGHVRVYLGHLKEVHGVSISTEPSPCEPQPGDRPRTREQTAGGMEGPVDRETKPSLEEELLLNQPDEVKLQIKCGRCQITAQSFAEIKFHLLYVHGEEIQGRLREEISPSLGSRGAQGELAQQAAPFWKHPERRKQLKHGPSDGELRAAPRLKKQLYLHHQNAIEIPVKHEGTQPGPSEPGGDPQGSECPSPHATLLPPRPGFNCILCPQMLGRKEELLLHWEEQHKCEDPPKLWAILGTLSNQGVIALSSETGK comes from the exons GTGAATCAAACATCCCTCCCGGCACAATTCAGAGTGGGAAGGCTCTGCAGGTTAAGAGTCAGTTTAGAACCATCGTGCCAAAACTTGCGCCCCAAGTCCTGACGCCCAGAGTGCTCCCAGGCCTGGCGCCCTCCCTCTCTGATCAGGCGAGTCCAGGCCCCTCCCTCAGCGCGAAGGCTCTGGGGATACCCCCCCAGAATTATGCGCTGATGCAGGTGGCCGGCCAGGAAGGGACCTTCTCTCTGGTCGCTCTGCCACACGTCGCCTCGTCTCAGCCACTCCAGAAACCCAGACTGTCTCTGCCCGAGAACCTGAAGCTGCCCATCCCCAGATACCAACCCCCTCGACATAGCAAAGGAACCAGAAAGAAACCCGGGCTCAGCTCCTCTGACAGGGACTGTGACAAACCTCCCACCCAAACCCAGGTGGCCCCTTCTGCACCCGAGCATCCCGAGCCCCCGCACAGGCCCAGCCCACCCGAGGCGCCGCTGGCACCTGACCAAGCCCCAGTCACGCTGACCAATGGAGGTGGCCACAGAGACCCTGGGCCCCCAGGGATCAGTGACCATGGAGGTCGGgaccctcccaccaccccagcaCCATCCACACCGGAGGAGCCCTCAGCCGAGCGGGGCCTCCCAAAGAGTTCAGGGAAAGCAGACATTGCAGGCAAGAAAACTTCCAGGAAACCTGCTGCTGCCAGTGAAAAACTTAAAGAACAGCTTGACCTTGCCAAAGCCGTGACCCATTTGTCACCTGGCGTTATTGGAAACGCGGTTCATGTGATCTCTTCTGTCCCCAGAGGTAAACTGCCCATCCTGCCCTACTCAAGAATGAGGGCATCGCAGGTTTACAAAAATGGGGCAGCTGTGAACATCGCCGATGTTTCTTTCCCCGGGCTCCGGGCAGCCGGTGACGAGACCCCCTCCATCCCAGAAGGCTTCTGTGCAGCCCCCCAGGTCGCCGACAGGGGGCCTGCCCCACTGGGGTCGAAGCAGAGCCCCTGCGACAGTGCTCTCCGTCAGGCCACCAAACCCGACCTCAgccacaaaacaaaactcagcGGAGGGGCagcaaagagaagaggaagaaaacggAAGGTCGCAGACGAACTTTTGACATTTCagggaaaaaggagaagatgTGTCATTAATAAGTGTAAAGATGGCAAAGAAAGAGTCAAAACTGATCCCCAAAAATCCAGGGACCAAAAACCTGGGGCTGTGAAAAAATACCGGCACATCATGCCCAAACCTGCCCCGGTCCTGCCAGCCCTGGCTCCCCTGGCCTCGCCCGCGGCTGCGATACAGGCCCCCGCGCCTCGCAGCCTGGGACCCGCGTCCTTAAATCACGCCCTCGCCCCTAAGCATCCGGGCTGCCGGCAGGACGACGGCCTCTCCCCGAAGCCCGGCTCTGCCTTGAGAAACGGGTTCTCCGGCCTCAGGAGGCCTTGGCACCGATGCCACGTGTGTGACCACCCCTTCCAGTCCAAGCAGCACCTCCGCGAGCACGCGGACACGCACACCGACAGCCGGCCCTACAGCTGCAGGCTCTGCCACAAGGCCTATGTGCGGCCGGGCAGCCTGAGTACACACGTGCGACTACATCACGGCGACTCCCGGCCCAGGAAGCTCGTGTGCTGCGACTTCTGCGCGAAGGTGTTCGGCCACGTCAGAGTCTACCTCGGCCACCTGAAAGAGGTGCATGGGGTCTCCATCAGCACCGAGCCCTCCCCCTGCGAGCCGCAGCCAGGGGACCGGCCGAGGACCAGGGAGCAGACcgctggagggatggagggaccAGTGGACCG GGAGACCAAGCCCAGCCTGGAAGAAGAGCTCCTTCTGAACCAGCCCGACGAGGTCAAGTTGCAGATTAAGTGTGGCCGCTGTCAGATCACTGCCCAGTCTTTTGCTGAAATCAAATTCCACCTGCTTTACGTTCATGGAGAGGAAATCCAGGGCCGGTTGCGGGAGGAGATCTCACCTTCCCTGGGAAGCAGAGGCGCTCAGGGAGAACTGGCTCAACAGGCTGCTCCCTTCTGGAAACATCCTGAGAGAAGAAAGCAGCTTAAGCACGGTCCCTCTGATGGGGAACTTCGTGCAGCCCCCAGATTGAAAAAGCAACTCTACCTCCATCATCAGAACGCCATAGAAATACCTGTGAAACATGAAGGCACCCAGCCAGGACCCAGTGAGCCCGGAGGAGACCCCCAGGGCTCTGAGTGTCCCAGCCCCCACGCCACCCTCCTCCCGCCCCGGCCTGGCTTTAACTGCATCCTTTGCCCACAGatgctgggaaggaaggaagagctgCTCCTGCACTGGGAAGAGCAGCACAAATGTGAAGACCCTCCCAAACTCTGGGCCATTCTTGGCACACTCTCCAACCAGGGAGTCATCGCACTTTCCAGCGAAACCGGAAAATGA
- the ZNF438 gene encoding zinc finger protein 438 isoform X2 translates to MQVVIQVKDIIMQSSLSVPPKDQGDVALLTSRVEKQLTQKTAESPGKTTCTGESNIPPGTIQSGKALQVKSQFRTIVPKLAPQVLTPRVLPGLAPSLSDQASPGPSLSAKALGIPPQNYALMQVAGQEGTFSLVALPHVASSQPLQKPRLSLPENLKLPIPRYQPPRHSKGTRKKPGLSSSDRDCDKPPTQTQVAPSAPEHPEPPHRPSPPEAPLAPDQAPVTLTNGGGHRDPGPPGISDHGGRDPPTTPAPSTPEEPSAERGLPKSSGKADIAGKKTSRKPAAASEKLKEQLDLAKAVTHLSPGVIGNAVHVISSVPRGKLPILPYSRMRASQVYKNGAAVNIADVSFPGLRAAGDETPSIPEGFCAAPQVADRGPAPLGSKQSPCDSALRQATKPDLSHKTKLSGGAAKRRGRKRKVADELLTFQGKRRRCVINKCKDGKERVKTDPQKSRDQKPGAVKKYRHIMPKPAPVLPALAPLASPAAAIQAPAPRSLGPASLNHALAPKHPGCRQDDGLSPKPGSALRNGFSGLRRPWHRCHVCDHPFQSKQHLREHADTHTDSRPYSCRLCHKAYVRPGSLSTHVRLHHGDSRPRKLVCCDFCAKVFGHVRVYLGHLKEVHGVSISTEPSPCEPQPGDRPRTREQTAGGMEGPVDRETKPSLEEELLLNQPDEVKLQIKCGRCQITAQSFAEIKFHLLYVHGEEIQGRLREEISPSLGSRGAQGELAQQAAPFWKHPERRKQLKHGPSDGELRAAPRLKKQLYLHHQNAIEIPVKHEGTQPGPSEPGGDPQGSECPSPHATLLPPRPGFNCILCPQMLGRKEELLLHWEEQHKCEDPPKLWAILGTLSNQGVIALSSETGK, encoded by the exons GTGAATCAAACATCCCTCCCGGCACAATTCAGAGTGGGAAGGCTCTGCAGGTTAAGAGTCAGTTTAGAACCATCGTGCCAAAACTTGCGCCCCAAGTCCTGACGCCCAGAGTGCTCCCAGGCCTGGCGCCCTCCCTCTCTGATCAGGCGAGTCCAGGCCCCTCCCTCAGCGCGAAGGCTCTGGGGATACCCCCCCAGAATTATGCGCTGATGCAGGTGGCCGGCCAGGAAGGGACCTTCTCTCTGGTCGCTCTGCCACACGTCGCCTCGTCTCAGCCACTCCAGAAACCCAGACTGTCTCTGCCCGAGAACCTGAAGCTGCCCATCCCCAGATACCAACCCCCTCGACATAGCAAAGGAACCAGAAAGAAACCCGGGCTCAGCTCCTCTGACAGGGACTGTGACAAACCTCCCACCCAAACCCAGGTGGCCCCTTCTGCACCCGAGCATCCCGAGCCCCCGCACAGGCCCAGCCCACCCGAGGCGCCGCTGGCACCTGACCAAGCCCCAGTCACGCTGACCAATGGAGGTGGCCACAGAGACCCTGGGCCCCCAGGGATCAGTGACCATGGAGGTCGGgaccctcccaccaccccagcaCCATCCACACCGGAGGAGCCCTCAGCCGAGCGGGGCCTCCCAAAGAGTTCAGGGAAAGCAGACATTGCAGGCAAGAAAACTTCCAGGAAACCTGCTGCTGCCAGTGAAAAACTTAAAGAACAGCTTGACCTTGCCAAAGCCGTGACCCATTTGTCACCTGGCGTTATTGGAAACGCGGTTCATGTGATCTCTTCTGTCCCCAGAGGTAAACTGCCCATCCTGCCCTACTCAAGAATGAGGGCATCGCAGGTTTACAAAAATGGGGCAGCTGTGAACATCGCCGATGTTTCTTTCCCCGGGCTCCGGGCAGCCGGTGACGAGACCCCCTCCATCCCAGAAGGCTTCTGTGCAGCCCCCCAGGTCGCCGACAGGGGGCCTGCCCCACTGGGGTCGAAGCAGAGCCCCTGCGACAGTGCTCTCCGTCAGGCCACCAAACCCGACCTCAgccacaaaacaaaactcagcGGAGGGGCagcaaagagaagaggaagaaaacggAAGGTCGCAGACGAACTTTTGACATTTCagggaaaaaggagaagatgTGTCATTAATAAGTGTAAAGATGGCAAAGAAAGAGTCAAAACTGATCCCCAAAAATCCAGGGACCAAAAACCTGGGGCTGTGAAAAAATACCGGCACATCATGCCCAAACCTGCCCCGGTCCTGCCAGCCCTGGCTCCCCTGGCCTCGCCCGCGGCTGCGATACAGGCCCCCGCGCCTCGCAGCCTGGGACCCGCGTCCTTAAATCACGCCCTCGCCCCTAAGCATCCGGGCTGCCGGCAGGACGACGGCCTCTCCCCGAAGCCCGGCTCTGCCTTGAGAAACGGGTTCTCCGGCCTCAGGAGGCCTTGGCACCGATGCCACGTGTGTGACCACCCCTTCCAGTCCAAGCAGCACCTCCGCGAGCACGCGGACACGCACACCGACAGCCGGCCCTACAGCTGCAGGCTCTGCCACAAGGCCTATGTGCGGCCGGGCAGCCTGAGTACACACGTGCGACTACATCACGGCGACTCCCGGCCCAGGAAGCTCGTGTGCTGCGACTTCTGCGCGAAGGTGTTCGGCCACGTCAGAGTCTACCTCGGCCACCTGAAAGAGGTGCATGGGGTCTCCATCAGCACCGAGCCCTCCCCCTGCGAGCCGCAGCCAGGGGACCGGCCGAGGACCAGGGAGCAGACcgctggagggatggagggaccAGTGGACCG GGAGACCAAGCCCAGCCTGGAAGAAGAGCTCCTTCTGAACCAGCCCGACGAGGTCAAGTTGCAGATTAAGTGTGGCCGCTGTCAGATCACTGCCCAGTCTTTTGCTGAAATCAAATTCCACCTGCTTTACGTTCATGGAGAGGAAATCCAGGGCCGGTTGCGGGAGGAGATCTCACCTTCCCTGGGAAGCAGAGGCGCTCAGGGAGAACTGGCTCAACAGGCTGCTCCCTTCTGGAAACATCCTGAGAGAAGAAAGCAGCTTAAGCACGGTCCCTCTGATGGGGAACTTCGTGCAGCCCCCAGATTGAAAAAGCAACTCTACCTCCATCATCAGAACGCCATAGAAATACCTGTGAAACATGAAGGCACCCAGCCAGGACCCAGTGAGCCCGGAGGAGACCCCCAGGGCTCTGAGTGTCCCAGCCCCCACGCCACCCTCCTCCCGCCCCGGCCTGGCTTTAACTGCATCCTTTGCCCACAGatgctgggaaggaaggaagagctgCTCCTGCACTGGGAAGAGCAGCACAAATGTGAAGACCCTCCCAAACTCTGGGCCATTCTTGGCACACTCTCCAACCAGGGAGTCATCGCACTTTCCAGCGAAACCGGAAAATGA
- the ZNF438 gene encoding zinc finger protein 438 isoform X1, with translation MIDIKLMQVVIQVKDIIMQSSLSVPPKDQGDVALLTSRVEKQLTQKTAESPGKTTCTGESNIPPGTIQSGKALQVKSQFRTIVPKLAPQVLTPRVLPGLAPSLSDQASPGPSLSAKALGIPPQNYALMQVAGQEGTFSLVALPHVASSQPLQKPRLSLPENLKLPIPRYQPPRHSKGTRKKPGLSSSDRDCDKPPTQTQVAPSAPEHPEPPHRPSPPEAPLAPDQAPVTLTNGGGHRDPGPPGISDHGGRDPPTTPAPSTPEEPSAERGLPKSSGKADIAGKKTSRKPAAASEKLKEQLDLAKAVTHLSPGVIGNAVHVISSVPRGKLPILPYSRMRASQVYKNGAAVNIADVSFPGLRAAGDETPSIPEGFCAAPQVADRGPAPLGSKQSPCDSALRQATKPDLSHKTKLSGGAAKRRGRKRKVADELLTFQGKRRRCVINKCKDGKERVKTDPQKSRDQKPGAVKKYRHIMPKPAPVLPALAPLASPAAAIQAPAPRSLGPASLNHALAPKHPGCRQDDGLSPKPGSALRNGFSGLRRPWHRCHVCDHPFQSKQHLREHADTHTDSRPYSCRLCHKAYVRPGSLSTHVRLHHGDSRPRKLVCCDFCAKVFGHVRVYLGHLKEVHGVSISTEPSPCEPQPGDRPRTREQTAGGMEGPVDRETKPSLEEELLLNQPDEVKLQIKCGRCQITAQSFAEIKFHLLYVHGEEIQGRLREEISPSLGSRGAQGELAQQAAPFWKHPERRKQLKHGPSDGELRAAPRLKKQLYLHHQNAIEIPVKHEGTQPGPSEPGGDPQGSECPSPHATLLPPRPGFNCILCPQMLGRKEELLLHWEEQHKCEDPPKLWAILGTLSNQGVIALSSETGK, from the exons GTGAATCAAACATCCCTCCCGGCACAATTCAGAGTGGGAAGGCTCTGCAGGTTAAGAGTCAGTTTAGAACCATCGTGCCAAAACTTGCGCCCCAAGTCCTGACGCCCAGAGTGCTCCCAGGCCTGGCGCCCTCCCTCTCTGATCAGGCGAGTCCAGGCCCCTCCCTCAGCGCGAAGGCTCTGGGGATACCCCCCCAGAATTATGCGCTGATGCAGGTGGCCGGCCAGGAAGGGACCTTCTCTCTGGTCGCTCTGCCACACGTCGCCTCGTCTCAGCCACTCCAGAAACCCAGACTGTCTCTGCCCGAGAACCTGAAGCTGCCCATCCCCAGATACCAACCCCCTCGACATAGCAAAGGAACCAGAAAGAAACCCGGGCTCAGCTCCTCTGACAGGGACTGTGACAAACCTCCCACCCAAACCCAGGTGGCCCCTTCTGCACCCGAGCATCCCGAGCCCCCGCACAGGCCCAGCCCACCCGAGGCGCCGCTGGCACCTGACCAAGCCCCAGTCACGCTGACCAATGGAGGTGGCCACAGAGACCCTGGGCCCCCAGGGATCAGTGACCATGGAGGTCGGgaccctcccaccaccccagcaCCATCCACACCGGAGGAGCCCTCAGCCGAGCGGGGCCTCCCAAAGAGTTCAGGGAAAGCAGACATTGCAGGCAAGAAAACTTCCAGGAAACCTGCTGCTGCCAGTGAAAAACTTAAAGAACAGCTTGACCTTGCCAAAGCCGTGACCCATTTGTCACCTGGCGTTATTGGAAACGCGGTTCATGTGATCTCTTCTGTCCCCAGAGGTAAACTGCCCATCCTGCCCTACTCAAGAATGAGGGCATCGCAGGTTTACAAAAATGGGGCAGCTGTGAACATCGCCGATGTTTCTTTCCCCGGGCTCCGGGCAGCCGGTGACGAGACCCCCTCCATCCCAGAAGGCTTCTGTGCAGCCCCCCAGGTCGCCGACAGGGGGCCTGCCCCACTGGGGTCGAAGCAGAGCCCCTGCGACAGTGCTCTCCGTCAGGCCACCAAACCCGACCTCAgccacaaaacaaaactcagcGGAGGGGCagcaaagagaagaggaagaaaacggAAGGTCGCAGACGAACTTTTGACATTTCagggaaaaaggagaagatgTGTCATTAATAAGTGTAAAGATGGCAAAGAAAGAGTCAAAACTGATCCCCAAAAATCCAGGGACCAAAAACCTGGGGCTGTGAAAAAATACCGGCACATCATGCCCAAACCTGCCCCGGTCCTGCCAGCCCTGGCTCCCCTGGCCTCGCCCGCGGCTGCGATACAGGCCCCCGCGCCTCGCAGCCTGGGACCCGCGTCCTTAAATCACGCCCTCGCCCCTAAGCATCCGGGCTGCCGGCAGGACGACGGCCTCTCCCCGAAGCCCGGCTCTGCCTTGAGAAACGGGTTCTCCGGCCTCAGGAGGCCTTGGCACCGATGCCACGTGTGTGACCACCCCTTCCAGTCCAAGCAGCACCTCCGCGAGCACGCGGACACGCACACCGACAGCCGGCCCTACAGCTGCAGGCTCTGCCACAAGGCCTATGTGCGGCCGGGCAGCCTGAGTACACACGTGCGACTACATCACGGCGACTCCCGGCCCAGGAAGCTCGTGTGCTGCGACTTCTGCGCGAAGGTGTTCGGCCACGTCAGAGTCTACCTCGGCCACCTGAAAGAGGTGCATGGGGTCTCCATCAGCACCGAGCCCTCCCCCTGCGAGCCGCAGCCAGGGGACCGGCCGAGGACCAGGGAGCAGACcgctggagggatggagggaccAGTGGACCG GGAGACCAAGCCCAGCCTGGAAGAAGAGCTCCTTCTGAACCAGCCCGACGAGGTCAAGTTGCAGATTAAGTGTGGCCGCTGTCAGATCACTGCCCAGTCTTTTGCTGAAATCAAATTCCACCTGCTTTACGTTCATGGAGAGGAAATCCAGGGCCGGTTGCGGGAGGAGATCTCACCTTCCCTGGGAAGCAGAGGCGCTCAGGGAGAACTGGCTCAACAGGCTGCTCCCTTCTGGAAACATCCTGAGAGAAGAAAGCAGCTTAAGCACGGTCCCTCTGATGGGGAACTTCGTGCAGCCCCCAGATTGAAAAAGCAACTCTACCTCCATCATCAGAACGCCATAGAAATACCTGTGAAACATGAAGGCACCCAGCCAGGACCCAGTGAGCCCGGAGGAGACCCCCAGGGCTCTGAGTGTCCCAGCCCCCACGCCACCCTCCTCCCGCCCCGGCCTGGCTTTAACTGCATCCTTTGCCCACAGatgctgggaaggaaggaagagctgCTCCTGCACTGGGAAGAGCAGCACAAATGTGAAGACCCTCCCAAACTCTGGGCCATTCTTGGCACACTCTCCAACCAGGGAGTCATCGCACTTTCCAGCGAAACCGGAAAATGA